The DNA segment GCAGAGGCAGTCCGGCTGCCGGCGGTAATCTCCGTGGTTGAGGGTCTGCGCCAGCCGCTCCTGCCAGGCGGCATCGGTGACCCGAATGACCTGGATCTTGCGGCCGTCGAAATGATCGACCTCCACGACATCCGCTTTGCGGACGGCGTCGGCGAGCCGGCTCGCATCGAACCCAAACGACGACGTCGCCGCGACGGCGAAGACCAGGACGGTGAGGAAGGAGCGCAGCGAACGGACCATGGACAGATGCGACCGGCGAAGGCTTGGGTTGTTTCGGTCAGCGTCCGAGATCGCCGTGTCGCTGCTGAGCGCGGGCGATGTCCTCCAGCGCGCGCACGAACACCGGATTGCCGCGCACAATCGCGACCGAACCCAGCAACAAGGCCAGACCTCTCCACGGCACTTTCATTTCACGCCCCGGCTCAAATTCTGTGTGCGGTGGTATCCCTCAACTGGCCCCGAGGCGAGACGCTTCTGGCGCACCGTGCGCCCGCATCGCTGGGCGCGTCCCGTCGGGCGTCGCGGCGGTGCGTGCTCCAACGCACGTGCCGCGCGGGGACGCTGGTGTCCGGCGCGCGCCCTGTGCGGTGTTGAAACCTTCCCCCGCTGCGTCCTCACGCGCGTCCGGCGATTTCGCGAAGCGTCGGCTGGACGGAATCGCCCGACCCTGCTCAATGTGTGCCGACCTCACGTCCCCGTAGCTCAAGTGGATAGAGCCCGCGTTTCCTAAACGTGTTATCCGAGTTCGAGTCTCGGCGGGGGCACCAGTTCGCGTTCGTCTGACCGTAGGGTACCAGATCGCGCTGCAGACGGTCGTAGTCTTGTGGGTCTGTCATTTTGACCAGCCTCCGACAAGGCGGTGAACGTCGATGGCCGTGGAGTTCCGGTGACCGTAAGTGCGCTGAGCACGCGTTTAGACGAACGGATTGGGCAACTTTCGATCAAGAACAGCGAACCGATCATCTGATCCGAGGGAGCGATAGTTGATGGGCGAGAGGCCGCGCGTGAGCGCCCCGCCCTTTTCCTTGTTTACATGGTCAATTAGTGTCCAGAATTGTGTGATGAACAGATCGGACAACACGCCGAAAATTTCATTTGGGTATCGAAGAGAAACGAAATACGGCCCGCAATGGGCTTTGATCATCGACGGTCGAAGATTCGCAACAAGCTTGGGACATGTTTCAGCCCTTAGTGGCACGTACTTCGCTCATGTCTATAGTTCCGAGATTCGAGAAGCTCTAGGCGACAAAACTATAAAGTCATTGCTGGATCTGGCACAATATTGGAGGTTCGAAATAGAAACTGACTGGCGAGCTATGTCGCTTAACCTATGTCTAAATTCCGACATTCCCGTTGATCGTACACCGGATTTTCGTGCGGAGATTAGGACAGATCCTGAGTATTGGGATTATCCGTGGAGTGTCGCCGATTTTGGCACCTCTTTGAAGGAGACAATATCCGGTGGAAAGGCGGGAAAGTGCGAATTTGATGACGGCGAGAACGCGTGTACGGGGATTTATGTCACATTTCCTTTCCCTAGAACTAGCATTACTCTGTCCGCGTTGGTCCAGACTGCTTCTAATGAGATTCTCGAATCCGTAGAGACTGCCAAGCTCCGCCTCATCAAAGCCGTCAATGCAGACTCGCTAATTCGCTCTTTCAAGCTTCCCGATGAGCATCTTGTAGCATGTAAACAGTATCTCGTGTATTTTTCGGAATTTCTTGGACTCGTTGGTGTTTCCGCGAGAACGGAGATCACTGATCAAGTCGGATCAGTTCTGTTTGCAGTGACTCCCAAGGATGGCCAGGCAGCACTTTCCCGAGTTAACGCGGCCCTCGACCTCTTTCTCGCGCTTCCGAGTACTGGCGGTATTTCTTTCGGCAAGGGTGATGTGCGACTAAAGCGCCTTCTGGTGAACGTTGAGCACTTCAGAGAAATGATCGATCTTGAGGAAACTCCCGATTGTAGGGGGGAGATAGAGAGCCCCGCGGGCGGCTGCGTGCCGAAGAGAGCCACCTTCTTTTGGGGCGGCAAGCTGGCAGTGAAAAAATGGACGCGAGGCCCATTCGAACTAGATCTGCCAGCAATATTGGATGATTTGATCCGGCGCTTCCCAATAATTCGGAAGCTCCAGTAGAGCACCGAGGGAAACGGCTAGAATGTAATTCAAAAGCGTGACCGAGTGCCGGAACTTGGGCGGATTCGCGCGGACTCGCGAGTCATTCCGAGTCGTCTGGCTCACTTATCCGGAACTCCGGAGGGCTTGCGACGGCGGCGGCGTTTTCGACAGAACGCGTTCTCAAATCGGAAAACCGCTGCTCTATCCAGTTGAGCTACGGGGACGTGAGGCCCGGCGAACCGGGCGCGTGAGTCGCCTCAGAAATGCGAGTGTCACCCGGTAAGGCAACCCCGCGGTTTCAGGCGGCGGGATACATGGACGGAAACTAGGAAGGTCCGAGTCGGCGCAAGCATCGGGCCGGCTCTTGTACGTTCACGCGAGCGTCATCGCCCAAGCAAGCGCCGCATCTCGTGCCAACAAGCCCCTCGACTTGACGGCAACCGCCGTAGATACAATGTAGGCACATGAGCGGAATCACGGCAAAAGTCTTCCAGGCCGGAAACTCCAAAGCCCTGCGCCTGCCGCGCTCTCTCGCGGTCAAGGCCAAGATCTACGAGGTCACGCCCATGCCCGACGGTTTCATGGTCGTCGATCCCGCCGCCAAGGCGCGCCGGCTGAAAGCCCTGGGCAAACTTCGGGCACTACCACCGATCCAGGAGGACTGGGTCCGTCCGTGATCGATGGCTCTCTACCTGCTCGATACCAACGTCCTTTCGCGTCTCGCGCGGGGGATCGATAAGGACATCTCCGAGAATGTCGCCCGGCACATGGAGGACTGCGTCTTGTCCTCTGTGGCTTGGTACGAATTGGAATACGGCGCGGCCCGCAGTTCCGATCCCGTGAAGGCGTCCGAAAGGCTAACGTTGCTACGGTCGGCCTTTCCGTTCGTCCGGGCTTTCGGCGAAGAGGAAGCCGCTGAGGCTGCCTCGGTGCGGGCCTATCTCGAAACGCTCAAGCCCAACGCGCAACCCATCGGGCCGCATGACGTGCTCCTGGCTGGCCACGCGCTGGCGTTGGGTGCGGTCCTCGTGACCCACAACGTGCGCGAATTTGGCCGCGTGCCCCGCCTTGTCGTCGAGGATTGGCAAGCGACCGCGTGACGGTGCGGTCACGCGCGGTCATCAGACGCTCAGCCTAGACGCGCGCTAGCCGACGCCCGAGTCGGCGCAAGCATCAGGCTGGGCCGAAGGCTCGACGGCGCTGAGTGGGACCTTAGCGTGGTCCGCATGAAGGAGCCTGCGCAGGAAGCGGTCGCGTCGATGTAGGTCGAACTCGTCGGGGGGATTATCATCGCCCGGATTCGGGGCGTGCCGACGGAGGCGCTGCTGCGCGAGTGTCAGCGGCGTGTCGCCCAGCTCCATGCGGACACCGGTTGCCGGGCCATCATGTACGACGCGCTCGAACTCGAGCGGCCGCCCATTGGCGCCGTGCTCACGCAGCAAAAGCTCTCCGATGAACTCAAGGCGTCGTCCATGAAGGTCGCGATCGTCGTGCCCAACACCGGCATCGCCTACCTCGCCCGACTCGCGTTCGGCGAAGCCAATCACCGGGTCTTCTACAACGACGTCGCCAGCGCCGTACTGTGGCTGACGGCGCCTTAGGGCGCCGAGTTCAAGGTGGTAAGGGGTAAGGTGCCAAGGTTCGGAATCGGTTGGTGCACGATCGAGCCTCCGATCGATCTCTGTTTTCTCCCTTGGCTCCTGTGAGACCGCCTTGGTGCTTTGGTGACTCGGGGTTCTAGGCGCTGAGTCCCCGAGCCATTTTACAGGAAACGGAGGCACAGAGGGGTAATCTCAAATTGCTCTGATCAAGGCAGGATAGGGGTGCTGAATCCAAGGCAGGTATCACAGGAGGGCGCTGAGGGCGCAGAGTTCGACCCTGAGGGACTCTTGATCGAGCGCTCTGCGAGCTCAGCGATCTCCTGTGAGATGATCGGATCCTGATTGATCCGGAATTCACTCGAGGAATCTGAGGTTCGAACCGCGGCTGGCGATGATTACCAAAACGAGCGTGATTTCGGGGCTGGGCTCATAGTTTGGCCGGCCACGGCGCGGCTGCTGGTTGTGGCTTGCCCCGGGGTGCGAAGAACGGCTGTTTGTTGCCACTTATGCGGCCCAAGAAAGTTGCCATCCTCACCGCCGGCGGGCTTGCCCCGTGCCTCAGCGCCGCCATCGCGGACCTGATCGAGCGCTACAGCGTCGTCGCGCCGGATATCGAGCTGCTGTGCTATCGCGGCGGCTACAAGGGTCTCCTCCTCGGAGACAGCATCGCCGTCACCGCGGCCGACCGCTCCGCCGCCCATATCCTGCGGCGCCACGGCGGCTCTCCCATCGGCAACAGCCGCGTCAAGCTCACCAACGTCAAGGACTGCCTCAAGCGCGGTCTCGTGAAGGAGGGCCAGGATCCCCTCAAGGTCGCCGCCGAGCAGCTCGTCCGCGACCAGGTCGACGTCCTCCACACGATCGGGGGTGACGATACCAATACCACCGCCGCCGACCTCGCCGCCTATCTGGCGAAGAACAATTACCAGCTCACCGTCATCGGCCTGCCCAAGACGATCGACAACGACGTAGTGCCGATCCGCCAGAGCCTCGGCGCGTGGACCGCGGCCGAACAGGGCGCGGCGTTCTTCGAGCGCGTCGTCGCCGAGTTCAACGCCAACCCGCGCATGCTGATCGTGCACGAGGTCATGGGCCGCAACTGCGGCTGGCTCACCGCCGCCACCGCCGCCGAATACCTCAAGCGTCTCGACGGCACCCCGGTCGTCCCCGGCCTGGGCCTCACCCGCGACCGGCTCGCCGTCCACGGCGTGTACATTCCCGAGCTCGCGCTCGACGTCGCCGCCGAGGCCAAGCGCCTCCGCGAGGTCATGGAGCGCGTCGGCAACGTGAACATCTTTGTCTCCGAGGGCGCGGGCGTGGAGAGCATCGTCGCCGAGATGACCGCGCGCGGGCAGGAAGTGCCGCGCGACGCCTTCGGCCACGTGAAGCTCGACGCCGTCAACCCGGGCAAGTGGTTCGGCGAGCAGTTCGCGAAGATGATCGGTGCCGAGAAGGTCCTTGTGCAGAAGAGCGGTTACTTCGCCCGCTCGGCCCCCGCCAACGAGGCCGACCTCGACCTCATCCGCCAGTGCGCGCACCACTCGGTCGACTGCGCGCTGCGCCGGGAGAGCGGCGTCGTGGGCCAGGACGAGGAGCGCGGCGACGCGCTTCGCGCCATCGAGTTCCCGCGCATCAAGGGCGGCAAGCCGTTCGGCACGTCCGCGCCCTGGTTCCGCCAGGTGCTCGCCACAATCGGCCAGCCCGTCACCGCGACCGTCGCGACCAAGCACTGAGCGCCGCTGGCGGCGGCGCGTGGGCGAAGGCTGAAGGAGCGAATGCTGAAGGACTGAAACGATCCGGCTGATCTGACTGATCAGTCGGATCTGCCGGAGCCTTCCGCCTGCGGCGCAACACGCCCGTGCGCGAAAGGGGCCTCCGACTGCTGACCTCTGACGTCTGGCCTCTGACCTCTGACGTCTGACTTCTGACATCTGACTTCTGGCCTCTGGCTTCCGGCTTCCGACCCCCGGCCTCCGGCTTCCGGCCCCCGGCGTCGTTTGACGCCGGCAGGGGGCGGAGTAAGTAGACGCAACCTCCGGGGCTCCGGCGGCGTCTGGACAAGCTGGGGCTGCTCACCCAATCTCCAACATCATGCAATTTTCCAAAGCCAAGCGCACCAAGCGCAACCGCGGTTTCACCATGCTCGAAATCATGGTGGTGCTGGCGATCATCGGCCTGCTCACCGGTCTCGGCATCTCGCAGGTCAACAAGATGCTCGATAACGCCCGCGTGGACACCGCGACGCTGTTCGTGAACACGTCGGTCAAGGTGCCGCTGATGAGCTATCGCATGCACATGGGCGACTATCCCTCGACGCAGGAGGGTCTGCAGGCGCTCCTGACGCCTCCCTCCAGCCGCGCTGGCATGTGGCGCGGGCCCTACGTGGAGCGCATGTCTCTCGATCCCTGGGGCGAGCCGTACCAGTACGCGGCGCCCGGCACGCACAACAAGGACGGCTACGACGTGTGGTCGAAGGGTCCGGACAAACAGTCGGGGACCGAGGACGACATCGGCAACTGGGAGCGGAGCGCGCCCAAGCAGTGATTTTCGCCGCCGCCCGCGGCCCGGAGCGCCGGGCCGGCCCGGGCGGATGCCGCTGCGGTCGGGGGCGCGTGAAGAATTTGCGGACCCAATCGACCGCCCCGTGAGTCCCTGAGCGGTCTGCAGCCCAGGACCCACCACTCTCCCTTTTTCGAACCTGCTCGCATGGCGCCATCCGTTGCCCCCGTTTCCCGGCTCGTTCCGAGCCTGCGGCGGCGCCTTGCATCGGCCCGGAACGCGCGCAGCCGGCGGGCGGCGTTCACCATGATGGAGATCCTGCTGGTGCTGGCGCTGATCGGGCTCCTCGCGAGCATCCTGATCGGCGGCGCCGCGCAACTGCTCAACGACAAGCCGGCGACCGCCGAGGAGGTCTTCTGGGCGTCGGTGCAGGAGGCGCGCAAGATGGCGCTGAAGAACGAGCGGGAGGTGACGCTCAAGTTCCTCGACGAGAAGGAGCGCGGCAAAAGCTTCGTCCTCTCCGACGGCGTCGACACCAAGACCATGCCGGTGCCGGCGCCGGGCGACCTCGAGGTCGCGTTTCTATCCACCCAGAAGGGCACCAATCTCATGATGATCGGCGGCACCGCGGTGGAGACGCAGCCGATTCCCTCGGTGAGCTTCTTCCCGGACGGCACGTGCACCTCGTTTCGCGTGCAATTCCTTCGCGGCGGCAACGTGCGGCTCCTCGCGATCGATCCCTGGACCTGCGCGCCGATGCTGTCGGCGGCCGATGCGGCCAGCGCGAGCGGCACGAACCGGTGAACCCGCAACCTGCCGCCATGCCTCGCCGCCTTTTCCGCTCTTCCCGTGCCGCCGGCCCGCGCCGCGGGTTCACGCTACCGGAGGTGCTGGTGTCGATGGCGATCTTCACCATGGCCGCGATCGTGCTCGCGGCGGCGTACATCGGCATCCTCAACGGCTACGACGCCGCGGCCCGGATGGGGACCTCGGACGTCGACGTCGCCTTCGCTCGCGCGTTGGTGCTCGCCGAGCCGGACCGCGAGAAGCTGGAGCAGGGCGGGGATTTCGATGCGGCCGACGGACGGCGCGTCCATTGGAGCGTGGAGATTTCGCCGACGACGATGCCCGACCTCTACCAGATCGTCTTCACCTGCGCGTTCTCAGGTGGGAACCAGCCGGTGAAGGGCGAGCCGGAGCAGGTCGTTGAAACCTTCCGCGTGTTGCGCCCGACCTGGGCGGTCGAGGTGGCCGAGCGCGACAAGCTGCGCGAAGCCGTGAAGGCGCGCATCGCCGAGATCCAGGGCAAGGAGGCCGGCGCCCGATGAGCTTGCGCCCGCCGTTCCACCGCCGCGCCGCCGGAGCGCGGGGCTTCACGCTCATCGAGATGGTCGTCGCGCTCGCGCTCGTGTCGCTCGTGCTGATCGCGATGAACACGTTCGTGTTCTCGATGACGGAGCTCTGGGGCAAGAACACCGACGTGCGGCTGTTCGAGCGGCACGTCCGGGCCGTCACGCGTTTCCTCAACCACGAACTCCGCGCGGCCACGTTTCCGCCGGCGGCGGTGGCCAACTCGACGCCCGTGGGCGTGCAGGAGATCCGCCCGCAGAGCGGCATGACGGAGAAGCTTCTTACCTTTGAACTGCCGGCGGGCAGCCGCCTGCTCGTCTGGCCCGAGCGTCCTCTCCCTGAGGTCGTGTGCTCGCTGCAGGTCCGGCGCGGCGAGGGGCTGCTGCTGCTGTGGCACTCGCGGCTGGAGCGCGACTTTGAAACCGACTCCCCGCGTGAGACGTTGATCACGCCGCTCGTGAGTGAAATGACCTACGATTATTACGACGCCGACCTGAGCCGGTGGACGACTGAGACGGCGCTGAAGCTCGACAACCAGGGCGAGGCGATGGCGCCGCAGCGGTTGCGGCTGAAGTTCACGTACCAAGGGCTCACCCGTGAGACGGTCATCATGATCCCAACCCCGAGCGCGACCCTGCCTGTATTCTGATGACTACCGCGCGCCAATATTGCCAGAGGCCGG comes from the Opitutus sp. ER46 genome and includes:
- a CDS encoding pyrophosphate--fructose-6-phosphate 1-phosphotransferase encodes the protein MRPKKVAILTAGGLAPCLSAAIADLIERYSVVAPDIELLCYRGGYKGLLLGDSIAVTAADRSAAHILRRHGGSPIGNSRVKLTNVKDCLKRGLVKEGQDPLKVAAEQLVRDQVDVLHTIGGDDTNTTAADLAAYLAKNNYQLTVIGLPKTIDNDVVPIRQSLGAWTAAEQGAAFFERVVAEFNANPRMLIVHEVMGRNCGWLTAATAAEYLKRLDGTPVVPGLGLTRDRLAVHGVYIPELALDVAAEAKRLREVMERVGNVNIFVSEGAGVESIVAEMTARGQEVPRDAFGHVKLDAVNPGKWFGEQFAKMIGAEKVLVQKSGYFARSAPANEADLDLIRQCAHHSVDCALRRESGVVGQDEERGDALRAIEFPRIKGGKPFGTSAPWFRQVLATIGQPVTATVATKH
- a CDS encoding prepilin-type N-terminal cleavage/methylation domain-containing protein, translating into MPRRLFRSSRAAGPRRGFTLPEVLVSMAIFTMAAIVLAAAYIGILNGYDAAARMGTSDVDVAFARALVLAEPDREKLEQGGDFDAADGRRVHWSVEISPTTMPDLYQIVFTCAFSGGNQPVKGEPEQVVETFRVLRPTWAVEVAERDKLREAVKARIAEIQGKEAGAR
- a CDS encoding prepilin-type N-terminal cleavage/methylation domain-containing protein, which encodes MSLRPPFHRRAAGARGFTLIEMVVALALVSLVLIAMNTFVFSMTELWGKNTDVRLFERHVRAVTRFLNHELRAATFPPAAVANSTPVGVQEIRPQSGMTEKLLTFELPAGSRLLVWPERPLPEVVCSLQVRRGEGLLLLWHSRLERDFETDSPRETLITPLVSEMTYDYYDADLSRWTTETALKLDNQGEAMAPQRLRLKFTYQGLTRETVIMIPTPSATLPVF
- a CDS encoding prepilin-type N-terminal cleavage/methylation domain-containing protein → MAPSVAPVSRLVPSLRRRLASARNARSRRAAFTMMEILLVLALIGLLASILIGGAAQLLNDKPATAEEVFWASVQEARKMALKNEREVTLKFLDEKERGKSFVLSDGVDTKTMPVPAPGDLEVAFLSTQKGTNLMMIGGTAVETQPIPSVSFFPDGTCTSFRVQFLRGGNVRLLAIDPWTCAPMLSAADAASASGTNR
- a CDS encoding PIN domain-containing protein, whose product is MALYLLDTNVLSRLARGIDKDISENVARHMEDCVLSSVAWYELEYGAARSSDPVKASERLTLLRSAFPFVRAFGEEEAAEAASVRAYLETLKPNAQPIGPHDVLLAGHALALGAVLVTHNVREFGRVPRLVVEDWQATA
- the gspG gene encoding type II secretion system major pseudopilin GspG; this encodes MQFSKAKRTKRNRGFTMLEIMVVLAIIGLLTGLGISQVNKMLDNARVDTATLFVNTSVKVPLMSYRMHMGDYPSTQEGLQALLTPPSSRAGMWRGPYVERMSLDPWGEPYQYAAPGTHNKDGYDVWSKGPDKQSGTEDDIGNWERSAPKQ